In Leptodesmis sichuanensis A121, the following are encoded in one genomic region:
- a CDS encoding AbrB family transcriptional regulator → MADTPTTPLTGKALLQKVKELSHLSRRETAKRCGYYTVTKNSQTRVNLTDFYDALLVAKGLPLDPEGTKDGRGREPTYRVSVHKNGQIVIGAAYTQAMGLKPGDEFEIKLGYKHIRLIQLDSHNRESNGSHSEEA, encoded by the coding sequence ATGGCAGATACCCCAACTACGCCGCTAACAGGAAAAGCATTACTTCAAAAAGTAAAAGAGCTTTCACACCTATCTCGCCGCGAGACCGCCAAGCGTTGTGGATATTACACAGTCACTAAGAATAGCCAGACTCGTGTGAATCTTACAGATTTTTACGACGCATTGCTAGTCGCGAAAGGCTTACCCCTTGATCCAGAGGGGACAAAAGATGGTCGTGGCCGTGAACCAACCTATCGGGTTAGTGTTCACAAAAATGGCCAAATTGTGATTGGTGCCGCTTACACTCAAGCAATGGGTCTGAAGCCAGGAGATGAGTTTGAAATTAAGCTGGGATACAAGCATATCCGCTTGATTCAGCTTGATAGTCACAACAGAGAGAGCAATGGATCTCACAGTGAAGAAGCCTGA